A section of the Streptomyces sp. NBC_01591 genome encodes:
- the trpM gene encoding tryptophan biosynthesis modulator TrpM — protein sequence MTVRVPHAPLARGCRPRGCRAPARRVHGRRVRYVIGDEPGQVNGMRWRTGSAL from the coding sequence ATGACGGTCCGGGTCCCGCACGCCCCGCTGGCACGCGGCTGCCGCCCCCGCGGCTGCCGCGCCCCTGCGCGCCGTGTGCACGGCCGACGGGTGCGGTACGTGATCGGCGACGAGCCCGGCCAGGTCAACGGCATGCGATGGCGCACGGGGTCCGCGCTGTAG
- the trpA gene encoding tryptophan synthase subunit alpha yields the protein MSGNVELLSSSLAKAKAEDRAALIAYLPAGFPTVDGAIEAVKAVVAGGADVVEVGLPHSDPVLDGPVIQTADDIALRGGVKIADVMRTVREAYKATGVPILVMTYWNPIDRYGVERFTAELAEAGGAGCILPDLPVQESALWREHADKHGLATVFVVAPSSKDERLATITAVGSGFVYAASLMGVTGTRESVGEQAQDLVRRTRATTDLPVCVGLGVSNARQAAEVAGFADGVIVGSAFVKAMLDAPDEAAGLAAVRSLAGGLAEGVRKR from the coding sequence GTGAGCGGCAATGTGGAGTTGTTGAGTTCCTCCCTCGCGAAGGCGAAGGCGGAGGACAGGGCCGCGCTCATCGCGTACCTCCCGGCCGGGTTCCCGACCGTCGACGGCGCGATCGAGGCCGTGAAGGCGGTCGTGGCGGGCGGTGCGGACGTCGTCGAGGTGGGGCTGCCGCACAGCGACCCGGTGCTCGACGGACCGGTCATCCAGACCGCCGACGACATCGCCCTGCGCGGCGGTGTGAAGATCGCCGACGTGATGCGCACGGTCCGTGAGGCGTACAAGGCGACCGGTGTCCCGATCCTCGTCATGACGTACTGGAACCCGATCGACCGGTACGGCGTCGAGCGCTTCACCGCCGAGCTCGCCGAGGCGGGCGGCGCCGGGTGCATCCTGCCGGACCTGCCGGTCCAGGAGTCCGCGCTGTGGCGCGAGCACGCCGACAAGCACGGTCTCGCGACCGTCTTCGTCGTCGCGCCGAGCAGCAAGGACGAGCGCCTCGCCACCATCACCGCGGTCGGCTCCGGCTTCGTCTACGCGGCCTCGCTGATGGGTGTCACCGGCACCCGTGAGTCGGTCGGCGAGCAGGCCCAGGACCTGGTCCGGCGCACCCGCGCCACGACCGACCTGCCGGTCTGCGTCGGCCTGGGCGTCTCCAACGCCCGGCAGGCCGCCGAGGTCGCCGGCTTCGCCGACGGGGTGATCGTCGGCTCAGCCTTCGTCAAGGCGATGCTGGACGCCCCCGACGAGGCGGCCGGCCTGGCCGCCGTCCGCTCCCTGGCGGGCGGACTCGCCGAAGGCGTTCGAAAGCGTTGA
- a CDS encoding HpcH/HpaI aldolase/citrate lyase family protein — protein sequence MTAAVPLTWLYVPGDRPEVVRKARDSGADVVIVDLEDAVAPDRKEYARSATAELLSEAAGEAAVPIHVRVHTEADVLALAGLPGLAELRLPKITHAASVHHIAAVAPGVALCPLLESALGIEHAYSVAASHPQVRSIALGEADLRADLGVRDDIGLDWSRSRVVVAARAAGLAPPTQSVFPDVRDLDGLWASCAHGRALGFLGRAAIHPRQLPVIERAFRPTPQEIEAAAEIVAAAVADEGALALPDGRFVDAAVVASARRTLALAGG from the coding sequence GTGACGGCGGCGGTCCCGCTCACCTGGCTGTACGTCCCCGGGGACCGGCCGGAGGTGGTGCGCAAGGCGCGGGATTCGGGCGCGGACGTGGTGATCGTGGATCTGGAGGACGCGGTCGCGCCGGACCGCAAGGAGTACGCGCGCTCCGCCACCGCCGAGCTGCTGTCCGAAGCGGCCGGGGAGGCGGCCGTGCCGATCCATGTCCGGGTCCACACCGAGGCGGACGTCCTCGCCCTGGCCGGGCTGCCGGGGCTCGCCGAGCTCCGGCTGCCCAAGATCACGCATGCGGCGTCCGTCCACCACATCGCGGCCGTGGCTCCGGGCGTCGCCCTCTGTCCGCTGCTGGAGTCGGCGCTCGGCATCGAGCACGCGTACTCGGTCGCCGCCTCCCATCCCCAGGTGCGCTCCATCGCCCTGGGCGAGGCGGACCTCCGGGCCGATCTGGGGGTACGGGACGACATCGGGCTCGACTGGTCGCGCAGCCGGGTGGTGGTCGCCGCCCGCGCGGCCGGACTCGCCCCGCCCACCCAGTCGGTGTTCCCGGACGTCCGGGACCTGGACGGCCTGTGGGCGTCCTGCGCACACGGCCGTGCGCTGGGCTTTCTGGGCCGGGCGGCGATCCATCCCCGCCAGCTCCCGGTCATCGAGCGGGCGTTCCGCCCGACGCCACAGGAGATCGAGGCGGCGGCGGAGATCGTTGCGGCGGCCGTGGCGGACGAGGGCGCGCTGGCCCTGCCGGACGGCCGGTTCGTCGACGCGGCGGTGGTGGCCTCGGCCCGCAGGACGCTGGCCCTGGCGGGCGGCTGA
- the rbsK gene encoding ribokinase, with amino-acid sequence MTGIAVLGSTNMDLVAYVARAPERGETVTGREFRTVPGGKGANQAVAAARAGGDVMMIGAVGDDEYGARLRTGLEHAGVDTDLLHTAEGPSGTAHVVVDDTGANSIVVVPGANGTVTALGPGEMAAIAGADLLLLQLELPLSAVIEGARVAHAQGVRTILTPSPVQPLPAELLDCVDLLIPNEHEAAALSGFTDPHAAAQYLLSQVPAVVITLGSKGCLYAARGGDPVLFPAPEVTAVDTTGAGDTFVGTLAVALGERRPVPESLAWASSAAALCVQRPGASTSMPYRTEIDAA; translated from the coding sequence ATGACCGGCATCGCGGTGCTCGGCAGCACCAATATGGACCTCGTCGCATACGTCGCACGGGCCCCGGAGCGCGGAGAGACCGTCACCGGGCGGGAGTTCCGCACCGTCCCGGGTGGCAAGGGCGCCAACCAGGCAGTCGCCGCCGCCCGCGCGGGCGGCGATGTGATGATGATCGGCGCGGTGGGCGACGACGAGTACGGCGCCCGGCTCCGGACCGGCCTGGAGCACGCGGGCGTCGACACCGATCTGCTGCACACCGCCGAGGGCCCCAGCGGTACCGCGCACGTCGTCGTCGACGACACGGGGGCCAACTCCATCGTGGTGGTCCCCGGCGCCAACGGCACCGTCACCGCCCTCGGCCCCGGCGAGATGGCCGCCATCGCCGGAGCCGATCTGCTGCTCCTGCAGCTGGAGCTGCCGCTGTCCGCGGTGATCGAGGGCGCACGGGTGGCCCACGCCCAGGGTGTCCGGACCATCCTCACCCCGTCCCCCGTGCAGCCCCTGCCGGCCGAACTCCTCGACTGCGTCGACCTGTTGATCCCCAACGAACACGAGGCGGCCGCGCTCTCCGGCTTCACCGACCCCCATGCGGCGGCGCAGTACCTGCTCAGCCAGGTCCCCGCGGTCGTCATCACGCTCGGCTCGAAGGGCTGCCTGTACGCGGCCAGGGGCGGCGACCCCGTCCTCTTCCCCGCCCCCGAGGTCACCGCCGTCGACACCACGGGGGCGGGTGACACCTTCGTCGGCACGCTCGCCGTCGCGCTCGGCGAACGACGGCCCGTACCGGAGTCGCTGGCCTGGGCGTCCTCGGCCGCCGCGCTCTGCGTACAGCGGCCGGGCGCCTCGACCTCCATGCCGTACCGCACCGAGATCGACGCAGCGTGA
- a CDS encoding DsbA family protein, giving the protein MSEKNEQGKRAARDRLVQQRERQRASERRRRTLIVASAVVGVLALAAVVGLIAANSGGKGDKSEAGGPVAAPSGATGKDSLAIQVGADDAPSTLTIWEDFRCPVCAQFENAFRDAIHQLEKTGQIKAEYHLATIIDGNLGGSGSLRAANAAACAQDVGKFPAYHDVLYRNQPQEADDAFGDNAKLIELSGKVPGLDTPDFRSCVNDGKHDAWVQKSNTAFQNGGFQGTPTALLNGESIFPKKGNEPITVANLKKWVAEANKGKKPGMVTPAPSGS; this is encoded by the coding sequence GTGAGCGAGAAGAACGAACAGGGAAAAAGGGCCGCGCGAGACCGGCTCGTACAGCAGCGCGAGCGCCAGAGGGCGAGCGAGCGCCGCAGGCGCACGCTGATCGTCGCCAGTGCGGTGGTGGGTGTGCTGGCGCTGGCCGCCGTCGTCGGCCTGATCGCCGCGAATTCGGGCGGCAAGGGTGACAAGAGCGAGGCGGGGGGCCCAGTCGCCGCCCCGTCCGGCGCGACCGGGAAGGACAGCCTGGCCATCCAGGTCGGCGCGGACGACGCCCCGTCCACGCTCACCATCTGGGAGGACTTCCGCTGCCCGGTCTGCGCCCAGTTCGAGAACGCGTTTCGCGACGCGATCCACCAGTTGGAGAAGACCGGGCAGATCAAGGCCGAGTACCACCTCGCCACGATCATCGACGGCAATCTCGGCGGCAGCGGCTCGCTGCGGGCGGCCAACGCGGCGGCCTGCGCACAGGACGTCGGCAAGTTCCCCGCCTACCACGACGTGCTCTACCGCAACCAGCCGCAGGAGGCCGACGACGCCTTCGGTGACAACGCCAAGCTGATCGAGCTCTCGGGGAAGGTCCCGGGGCTCGACACCCCCGATTTCCGCAGCTGTGTGAACGACGGCAAGCACGACGCCTGGGTCCAGAAGTCCAATACGGCGTTCCAGAACGGCGGATTCCAGGGCACACCGACCGCCCTGCTCAACGGGGAATCGATCTTCCCGAAGAAGGGGAACGAGCCGATCACCGTGGCGAACCTCAAGAAGTGGGTGGCCGAGGCCAACAAGGGCAAGAAGCCGGGCATGGTCACCCCGGCCCCGTCGGGTTCCTGA
- the trpB gene encoding tryptophan synthase subunit beta, with protein sequence MSSDFFIPDPEGLIPSAEGYFGAFGGKFIPEALVAAVDEVAVEYDKAKADPAFAAELNELMVNYTGRPSALTEVPRFAEHAGGARIFLKREDLNHTGSHKINNVLGQALLTKRMGKTRVIAETGAGQHGVATATACALFGLECTIYMGEIDTERQALNVARMRMLGAEVIAVKSGSRTLKDAINEAFRDWVANVDRTHYLFGTVAGPHPFPAMVRDFHRVIGVEARRQILERTGRLPDAAIACVGGGSNAIGLFHAFIPDARVRLIGCEPAGHGVETGEHAATLTAGEPGILHGSRSYVLQDDEGQITEPYSISAGLDYPGIGPEHSYLKDIGRGEYRAVTDDAAMQSLRLLSRTEGIIPAIESAHALAGALEVGKELGKDGLLVVNLSGRGDKDMDTAARYFGLYGATDGVVEADVADGEEEVTK encoded by the coding sequence ATGTCATCTGACTTCTTCATTCCGGACCCGGAGGGTCTGATTCCCAGCGCCGAGGGGTACTTCGGTGCGTTCGGCGGCAAGTTCATCCCGGAGGCGCTCGTCGCCGCCGTGGACGAGGTCGCCGTCGAGTACGACAAGGCGAAGGCCGACCCGGCCTTCGCCGCCGAGCTCAACGAGCTCATGGTCAACTACACCGGCCGGCCCAGCGCCCTGACCGAGGTCCCGCGCTTCGCGGAGCACGCGGGCGGCGCCCGGATCTTCCTCAAGCGCGAGGACCTCAACCACACCGGCTCGCACAAGATCAACAACGTGCTGGGCCAGGCGCTGCTCACCAAGCGTATGGGCAAGACCCGGGTCATCGCCGAGACCGGCGCCGGCCAGCACGGCGTCGCCACCGCGACCGCCTGCGCGCTCTTCGGCCTCGAATGCACCATCTACATGGGCGAGATCGACACCGAGCGGCAGGCGCTGAACGTGGCGCGGATGCGGATGCTCGGCGCCGAGGTCATCGCCGTGAAGTCCGGCTCCAGGACCCTGAAGGACGCCATCAACGAGGCGTTCCGCGACTGGGTCGCCAATGTGGACCGCACGCACTACCTCTTCGGCACCGTCGCCGGACCGCACCCCTTCCCGGCCATGGTCCGCGACTTCCACCGGGTCATCGGTGTGGAGGCCCGCCGCCAGATCCTGGAGCGGACCGGCCGGCTGCCGGACGCCGCCATCGCCTGCGTCGGCGGCGGCTCCAACGCCATCGGGCTCTTCCACGCCTTCATCCCGGACGCGCGCGTCCGGCTGATCGGCTGCGAGCCCGCCGGACACGGTGTGGAGACCGGCGAGCACGCGGCGACCCTGACCGCGGGCGAGCCCGGCATCCTGCACGGCTCGCGCAGTTACGTCCTCCAGGACGACGAGGGCCAGATCACCGAGCCGTACTCCATCTCGGCCGGTCTCGACTACCCGGGCATCGGCCCGGAGCACTCGTACCTCAAGGACATCGGCCGCGGCGAGTACCGCGCGGTCACCGACGACGCCGCCATGCAGTCGCTGCGCCTCCTCTCCCGTACCGAAGGGATCATCCCGGCCATCGAGAGCGCCCATGCGCTGGCCGGAGCCCTGGAGGTCGGCAAGGAGCTCGGCAAGGACGGGCTGCTCGTGGTCAACCTGTCCGGCCGCGGCGACAAGGACATGGACACGGCAGCCCGCTACTTCGGGCTGTACGGCGCGACCGACGGGGTCGTCGAGGCCGACGTGGCCGACGGGGAAGAGGAGGTCACCAAGTGA
- a CDS encoding CaiB/BaiF CoA transferase family protein, producing the protein MKAPAQAPLTGLRVIDLATLFAGPLSATMLGDFGAEVIKVEHPSRPDPSRGHGPTKDGVGLWWKLLGRNKRNLTLDLSTPGGRGLLLRLAAETDVIIENFRPGTLERWGLGWTELHAANPRLVLVRVTGFGQFGPYAHRPGFGTLAEAMSGFAAITGEPDGPPTLPPFGLADSIAALATAYAVMAALAGRERTGQGQIVDMAIIEPILTVLGPQPIWYDQLGYVQPRTGNRSRNNAPRNTYRTSDGHWVAVSTSAQSIAERVMRLVGRAELIDEPWFAVGTTRAEHADELDEAVGNWIARHTREEAVSAFEKAEAAIAPIHDVRDVMEDPQYRALDSVTEVDDPELGPLRMQNVLFRLSATPGAIRWAGRPHGADTEEILTGLGLSGSEIAALRAEHVL; encoded by the coding sequence GTGAAGGCGCCCGCGCAGGCCCCCCTGACCGGGCTGCGGGTCATCGACCTCGCCACGCTCTTCGCCGGTCCGCTCTCCGCCACCATGCTCGGCGACTTCGGCGCCGAGGTGATCAAGGTCGAGCATCCGAGCAGGCCCGACCCCTCGCGCGGGCACGGCCCCACGAAGGACGGTGTCGGCCTGTGGTGGAAGCTGCTCGGCCGCAACAAGCGCAATCTGACCCTCGATCTGTCCACTCCCGGCGGCCGCGGCCTCCTGCTCCGGCTGGCCGCCGAAACCGATGTAATCATCGAGAACTTCCGGCCCGGGACGCTGGAGCGCTGGGGGCTCGGCTGGACGGAGCTGCACGCGGCCAACCCCCGGCTGGTCCTGGTCAGGGTCACCGGATTCGGGCAGTTCGGCCCGTACGCGCACCGCCCCGGCTTCGGCACCCTGGCCGAGGCGATGAGCGGGTTCGCCGCGATCACCGGGGAGCCGGACGGGCCGCCCACACTGCCGCCGTTCGGGCTCGCCGACTCGATCGCGGCGCTGGCCACCGCGTACGCCGTGATGGCCGCGCTCGCCGGACGCGAGCGCACCGGTCAGGGGCAGATCGTCGACATGGCGATCATCGAGCCGATCCTGACCGTGCTCGGACCGCAGCCCATCTGGTACGACCAGCTCGGCTACGTACAGCCGCGCACCGGCAACCGCTCCCGGAACAACGCCCCGCGCAACACCTACCGCACCTCGGACGGGCACTGGGTCGCGGTCTCCACCTCCGCGCAGTCGATCGCCGAACGGGTGATGCGCCTGGTCGGCCGGGCGGAGCTGATCGACGAACCCTGGTTCGCCGTCGGCACCACCCGCGCCGAGCACGCCGACGAGCTCGACGAGGCGGTCGGCAACTGGATCGCCCGGCACACCCGTGAGGAGGCGGTCTCGGCCTTCGAGAAGGCGGAGGCGGCCATCGCGCCGATCCACGACGTCCGGGACGTGATGGAGGACCCGCAGTACCGGGCCCTGGACTCCGTCACCGAGGTCGACGACCCGGAGCTGGGGCCGCTACGGATGCAGAACGTGCTGTTCCGTCTCTCGGCGACACCGGGCGCGATCCGCTGGGCGGGCCGGCCGCACGGCGCGGACACCGAGGAGATCCTCACCGGACTGGGTCTGTCGGGCTCCGAGATCGCGGCACTGCGGGCGGAGCACGTGCTGTGA
- the lgt gene encoding prolipoprotein diacylglyceryl transferase: protein MDLAFIPSPSTGVIDLGPIPLRGYAFCIIIGVFVAVWFGNKRWVARGGRSGTVADIAVWAVPFGLVGGRLYHVITDYQLYFSEGENWVDAFKIWEGGLGIWGAIALGAVGAWIGCRRRGIPLPAWADALAPGIALAQACGRWGNWFNQELYGKQTDLPWALEISEGPNRVAGTYHPTFLYESLWCIGVAVLVIWADRRFKLGHGRAFALYVAAYCAGRGWIEYMRVDEAHHILGLRLNVWTALIVFVLAVAYIVISAKVRPGREEIVEPGAAEEAADGKGASDAEGVEDAKDAKDAKDAKGGADKGPKADGDAERADDSDDSATRTPEKNGTTGVAKNG from the coding sequence ATGGACCTTGCCTTCATTCCCAGCCCGTCGACCGGCGTGATCGATCTCGGCCCGATCCCGCTCCGCGGCTACGCGTTCTGCATCATCATCGGTGTCTTCGTCGCCGTCTGGTTCGGCAACAAGCGCTGGGTCGCCCGCGGAGGCAGATCCGGCACCGTTGCCGACATCGCCGTCTGGGCCGTGCCCTTCGGTCTCGTCGGTGGCCGGCTCTACCACGTCATCACCGACTACCAGCTGTACTTCAGCGAGGGTGAGAACTGGGTCGACGCCTTCAAGATCTGGGAGGGCGGCCTCGGCATCTGGGGCGCGATCGCGCTCGGTGCCGTCGGCGCCTGGATCGGCTGCCGCCGCCGCGGGATCCCGCTGCCCGCCTGGGCCGACGCGCTCGCCCCCGGCATCGCCCTGGCCCAGGCCTGCGGCCGCTGGGGAAACTGGTTCAACCAGGAGCTGTACGGCAAGCAGACCGATCTGCCGTGGGCGCTGGAGATCAGCGAGGGCCCCAACCGGGTCGCCGGCACCTACCACCCGACGTTCCTCTACGAGTCGCTGTGGTGCATCGGTGTAGCCGTGCTGGTGATCTGGGCGGACCGCCGCTTCAAGCTCGGACACGGCCGGGCGTTCGCCCTGTACGTCGCCGCGTACTGCGCAGGGCGGGGCTGGATCGAGTACATGCGGGTCGACGAGGCCCACCACATCCTGGGCCTGCGCCTGAACGTGTGGACCGCGCTGATCGTGTTCGTGCTGGCGGTGGCGTACATCGTGATCTCGGCGAAGGTACGGCCGGGGCGCGAGGAGATCGTGGAGCCGGGCGCCGCGGAGGAAGCGGCGGACGGCAAGGGCGCGAGCGACGCCGAGGGTGTCGAGGACGCCAAGGACGCCAAGGACGCCAAGGACGCCAAGGGCGGCGCGGACAAGGGTCCGAAGGCCGACGGTGACGCCGAGCGCGCCGACGACTCCGACGACAGCGCCACCCGGACACCGGAGAAGAACGGCACCACGGGAGTGGCGAAGAACGGCTGA